A segment of the Agromyces sp. H17E-10 genome:
GACCGCGAGCGCGCCGTAGACGAGGGTGAACGCGACGAGCGAGATGAGCACGTCGAGGCCCGTGACGTTGGGAGAGACCGCCGACTCGGTGGGCAGCAGGCTGAACACGATCCAGGGCTGTCGGCCCATCTCGGTGAAGATCCAGCCGACGATCATCGCGGCGAGCGACAACGGGAAGCTCCAGATCGCGATCGTCCAGATCCACCGCTGCCGGGGCATCCGGCCCTTGCGGGTGAGCCAGAGGCCGGCGACGGCGACGAGCACGTGCAGCATGCCGAGCCCGATCATCCAGCGGAACGCCCAGTAGGTGATCCAGATGATGGGCGCGTAGTCGCCCGGGCCGTAGAGCGCCTGGTAGTCGGCCTGGAGGTCGTTGATGCCCTCGACGCAGCCGTCGAAGCTGTGCGTCGAGAGGAACGACAGCAGGTAGGGCACGCGGATCGAGAACAGCTCGCTCGTGCCGTCGGGGGTGCCGAGGGTGAACAGCGAGAAGGAGGCGTCGGCGCCGCAGACGGTGTCGTACGTGGCTTCGGCCGCCGCCATCTTCATCGGCTGGGTCGCGACCATCGCGAGGCTCAGCTGGTCGCCGAACAGGGTCGTGAGGATGCCGGAACCGACCATGAGCCAGAGGCCGAACTTGAGCGCGGGACGCATCGAGTCGAGGTGCTGGTTGCGGGCGAGGTGCCAGGCGCTCGCGCTGATGATCAGGCCGGCGGCGACCATGAAGCTCGCGGCGATCGTGTGCGGGAACGCCGCGAGGGCGACCGGGTTCGTGAGCAGCGCCCAGATGTCGACGAGCTCGGCTCGCCCCTTCTCGGCGTTCATCTCGAACCCGACCGGGTTCTGCATGAACGCGTTCGCGGCGATGATGAAGTACGCGGAGACGATCGTACCGACGGCGGTGCACCAGATCGTCGCGAGGTGGATGCCCCGTGGCAGCTTGTCCCACCCGAAGATCCAGAGGCCGATGAACGTCGCCTCGAAGAAGAACGCGAGCAGCCCCTCGAGCGCGAGCGGCGCACCGAAGACGTCGCCGACGAACCGCGAGTACTCCGACCAGTTCATGCCGAACTGGAACTCCTGCACGATGCCGGTGACGACGCCCATCGCGAAGTTGATGAGGAAGATCGAGCCGAAGAACCTCGTGACCTGCAGGTACTGGGTCTTGCCCGTTCGGAACCACGCGGTCTGGAAGATCGCGACGGTCGTCGCGAGCCCGATCGTGATCGGCACGAACAGGAAGTGATAGACGGTCGTCAACCCGAACTGCCATCGGGCGAGCAGCAACGGGTCGAGCAGCTCGTTCACGGATGCCCCTTTCGCGGACTCCGAACGTCGCGAGGACGTTCTTCTACACAGCGTAAAACTCTGCTTCTACACAGCGTAGAACAAATGCGGAATCGGCGGTACTCTGGATGTATGGCGAGTCTCGGAGATCTCGAGCGCTCCGTGATGGAGCTGCTCTGGTCGAGCGACGACGCGCGCACGGCGAACGAGCTGCGCGACGCGCTCGCACTGCAGAGCGGCGACGAGGGCCGCATGGTCGCGACCACCACCGTGCTGACCGTGCTCTCCCGGCTCGAGCGCAAGGGCTTCGTGACCCGAACCCGCGAACGTCGTCCGCACCGGTACCAGGCGCTGCTCTCGCGTGAGGAGCACACCGCCGAGCTCATGCACGAGGTGCTCGATCGCGCGAGCGACCGCGACGCCGCGCTCGCGCGGTTCGTGGGCACGGTGAGCGACGGCGAGGCGGCCACCCTCCGCCGACTGCTCGACGAGCTCGTGCGCCGCTGACGATGCTCGTCGTCGCCGCGGTGCTCGGCGTCCTCGCCTTCGCACTGGCGTGGCCGGTGCCGGTCGCACTCTCCCGCGCGGCCTGGCCGGCCCGCTCCCCCGCGGTCGCACTCGTGCTGTGGCAGGCCATCGCCGTCTCCGGCGGGCTCTCGATGATCGGCTGCCTGCTCATCTACGGCGCGGCGCCCGCCGGTTCGCTGATCGGCGCGTGGAACGCGCTCGTGCCGGTGCTCTTCACCGGCCCCATCCCGCCCGAGTTCGATGTGCTCGAGCTCGCGGCGATCGTGCTCGCCGCGGGCCTCGCCCTGCACCTCGCGCTGAACCTCGCCCTCACCGCGGTGCGGGCCGAGCGCGAGCGTCGGCGCCAGCATCAGCTCATCGCGCTGCTCGGCGATCCCATGCCCGGGCAGCCGAGCACGCGCGTGCTCGCGCATCCGACGCCGCTCGCGTATTGCGTACCGGGCATCCGTACCGCGACGGTGCTCACCGACGGGCTCGTCGACGCCCTGAGTCCCGCCGAGCTCGCGGCGGTCATCGCGCACGAGCGGGCGCACCTCGACCAGCTGCACCACCTGGTGCTGCTCGCGTTCCGCGCCTGGCACAGCGCCCTGCCGTGGTTCCCGATCGCGAACCGCTCGGAGCGGTCCGTCATCCTGCTCGCCGAGATGCTCGCCGATGACCGCGCACGGCGGGTGGCCGGCGACGACGCCCTGCGCGGCGCGATGCTCGTCGTCGGCGCCGACGCCGGCCCAGCCGGGCTCGGCGACGACGGCGTGATCGCCGACGCCGACATGCTCGAGGCCAGGCTCGCCCGGCTCGACGGCGGATTCGGCGGCGGGCCCGCGCGCGGGCTCGTGCTCGCGGCCTCCGTCGCGCTGGTCACGATCCCCCTACTGGGGTACGCCCTCGTCCTCACGGATGCGACTCCGGTCTGACGCGCACACAGCTGGCGCTCGATACGCTCGAACGATGAACGAGATCCTCGACTGGATCCTGAACACGGTCCAATCGGTCGACCCGATCGTGAGGACGCTCCTCGCGGGTGTCGGCGTCATGCTCGAGACGAGCGTGCTCATCGGACTCGTCGTACCCGGCGACACGATCGTGCTCGTCGCGGCGACCGGCATCGAAGATCTGACCCAGTACTTCGCGCTCGCGATCGCCGTCATCATCGGCGCACTCATCGGCGAGAGCATCGGCTTCGGTGTGGGCCATTGGTTCGGCCCGCACCTGCAGCACTCGCGCCTCGGCCGGAAGATCGGCGAGGACCATTGGCACCGCGCCCAGCGCTACCTCGATCGTCGTGGCGGCCCCGCGATCTTCATCTCGCGGTTCCTGCCGGTACTGCACTCGCTCATCCCGCTGACCGTCGGCATGAGCACGATGCGCTATCGCAAGTTCATCGCGTGGACGCTCCCAGCCTGCGTCCTCTGGTCGTTCGCCTACGTCACGGTGGGGTGGCTCGCCGCCGGCAGCTATCGCGAGCTCAGTCGTGAGTTGCACTGGGCCGGCTACCTGTTCGTCGGCGTGATCGTCGTGTTCCTGCTCATCGTGTTGCTCGCGAAGAAGCTCATCGTGCGCTCGGAGGCGAAGCACATGGCCGGCGCCGGCGCCGCAGCCGCCGATGGCCCGGCCGCCGACGCGGTCGCCGGCGGGTCCACCGCCGTCGCGTCGAGCGGCAGCGACGACGAGGGGTCGGATGCCGCGGCATCCGACCCCTCGCACCACGACGTCGAGCGTTGAGTCACTCGACGACCGGGTTCAGAACAGCTTCTGCTCGGCGAGCCAGTCGCTCGCGATCTGCTCCGCCGACTCCTGGTCGTCGACGCTCTTCGCATTGAGTGCGACGAGCTCCTCGGCGGTCAGCGCCGCGCTCACGGTGTTGATGACCTCGGCCGCCTTGTCGTCGACCTTCTTGCTCACGACGGGCACGACGTTCGAGGCGAGGAACAGCCCCTTCGGGTCATCGAGCGTGACGAGATCGCTCGTCGCGATCGCCGGGTTCGCACTGAAGATGTTGACGATCTGCACATCGCCGTCCTCCAGGGCCTTGATCGTGAGCGGGCCGCCCGAGTCCTCGATCGGCGTGAACGCCACGTCGACGCCGTAGACCGACTTCAGCCCATCGGGTCCGTAGGGGCGGGTCGCGAGCTCGGAATTGCCGCCGAGCGTGAGCGGCGTCGTCACCTTCGCGAGGTCTTCGAGGCTCGTGACGCCGTTCTGCTCGGAGAACTCCTTGGTGACGTTGTACGAGTCCTGGTCGGTCGCGGACGACTGGTCGAGCACGCGGAGCCCGTCGGGCAGCGACGTCTCGAGCTCGGCGTAGACGTCGTCGGCGGTCGTCGCCTTCGTGTCGGGCACGTAGTACTGGAGCAGGTTGCCGGTGTACTCGGGGAAGACGTCGATCGCCCCGCTCTCGATGTCGGGGATGTAGACCTCGCGCTGCCCGATGCGGAAGTCGCGCTGCACCGTGAAGCCGTTGGCCTCGAGCGCCTGTGCGTAGAGCTCGGCGATGATCTCGTTCGAGTAGTAGTCCTGCGAACCGACGACGAGCGTCTCACCGCTCGCCGCGGTCTCCGAGCCGCTGTCGAGCGGATCACCCGATGCACACCCTGCCAGGGCCACTGTCGCCCCGACCGCGACCGCCGCGAGCGCGACGAGCCGGCCTTTTCCTGCTGTGATCATGATCGATTCCCTTCGTGGACGGGTTGCCCCGTGGTCACTCGCGACCGGGTCGGTCGCGAGCGAGGCTGCGTGGTGCGGGTCGCCCGCACGCCGGCGGGCACGGCGACCCGCTGGACGATCGCGAAGCACCCGTCGATGACGAGCGCGAGGAGGATGACGAGGATCGAGCCGCCGAGCATCTCGGCGTAGTCACGCGTCTTGAGGCCCGCGAAGATGAAGCGCCCGAGCCCGA
Coding sequences within it:
- a CDS encoding ABC transporter substrate-binding protein → MITAGKGRLVALAAVAVGATVALAGCASGDPLDSGSETAASGETLVVGSQDYYSNEIIAELYAQALEANGFTVQRDFRIGQREVYIPDIESGAIDVFPEYTGNLLQYYVPDTKATTADDVYAELETSLPDGLRVLDQSSATDQDSYNVTKEFSEQNGVTSLEDLAKVTTPLTLGGNSELATRPYGPDGLKSVYGVDVAFTPIEDSGGPLTIKALEDGDVQIVNIFSANPAIATSDLVTLDDPKGLFLASNVVPVVSKKVDDKAAEVINTVSAALTAEELVALNAKSVDDQESAEQIASDWLAEQKLF
- a CDS encoding cytochrome ubiquinol oxidase subunit I, whose amino-acid sequence is MNELLDPLLLARWQFGLTTVYHFLFVPITIGLATTVAIFQTAWFRTGKTQYLQVTRFFGSIFLINFAMGVVTGIVQEFQFGMNWSEYSRFVGDVFGAPLALEGLLAFFFEATFIGLWIFGWDKLPRGIHLATIWCTAVGTIVSAYFIIAANAFMQNPVGFEMNAEKGRAELVDIWALLTNPVALAAFPHTIAASFMVAAGLIISASAWHLARNQHLDSMRPALKFGLWLMVGSGILTTLFGDQLSLAMVATQPMKMAAAEATYDTVCGADASFSLFTLGTPDGTSELFSIRVPYLLSFLSTHSFDGCVEGINDLQADYQALYGPGDYAPIIWITYWAFRWMIGLGMLHVLVAVAGLWLTRKGRMPRQRWIWTIAIWSFPLSLAAMIVGWIFTEMGRQPWIVFSLLPTESAVSPNVTGLDVLISLVAFTLVYGALAVVEVRLVIRAIKKGPPEIGEPDPESGRVEPATTVY
- a CDS encoding M56 family metallopeptidase; this encodes MLVVAAVLGVLAFALAWPVPVALSRAAWPARSPAVALVLWQAIAVSGGLSMIGCLLIYGAAPAGSLIGAWNALVPVLFTGPIPPEFDVLELAAIVLAAGLALHLALNLALTAVRAERERRRQHQLIALLGDPMPGQPSTRVLAHPTPLAYCVPGIRTATVLTDGLVDALSPAELAAVIAHERAHLDQLHHLVLLAFRAWHSALPWFPIANRSERSVILLAEMLADDRARRVAGDDALRGAMLVVGADAGPAGLGDDGVIADADMLEARLARLDGGFGGGPARGLVLAASVALVTIPLLGYALVLTDATPV
- a CDS encoding DedA family protein; the protein is MNEILDWILNTVQSVDPIVRTLLAGVGVMLETSVLIGLVVPGDTIVLVAATGIEDLTQYFALAIAVIIGALIGESIGFGVGHWFGPHLQHSRLGRKIGEDHWHRAQRYLDRRGGPAIFISRFLPVLHSLIPLTVGMSTMRYRKFIAWTLPACVLWSFAYVTVGWLAAGSYRELSRELHWAGYLFVGVIVVFLLIVLLAKKLIVRSEAKHMAGAGAAAADGPAADAVAGGSTAVASSGSDDEGSDAAASDPSHHDVER
- a CDS encoding BlaI/MecI/CopY family transcriptional regulator, with protein sequence MASLGDLERSVMELLWSSDDARTANELRDALALQSGDEGRMVATTTVLTVLSRLERKGFVTRTRERRPHRYQALLSREEHTAELMHEVLDRASDRDAALARFVGTVSDGEAATLRRLLDELVRR